The Pantoea vagans genome contains the following window.
GGAGGCCGATCGCCACGGCTGGCGGTGAATGCCATGCCGGGTGACGCTCAGGTACTGTTTGTCTATCGCGATAATGACCAGCATCGCGATGACATTGAGCAGCACTATCTGGATATGTTGCGCAAGGCAAAGCACGACGTGATTATCGCCAACGCCTACTTTTTCCCTGGCTATCGGCTGCTGCGCGAGATGCGCAGTGCCGCACAGCGTGGCGTGCGCGTCAGGCTGATCGTCCAGGGTGAGCCCGATATGCCGATTGTCAAAGTCGGTGCTGAGATGCTGTACAACTATCTGGTGGATGCCGGTGTGGAGGTTTACGAGTATTGCCGCCGGCCGCTGCACGGCAAGATTGCGGTGCAGGATCAACACTGGTCCACGGTGGGGTCCAGCAATCTCGACCCGCTCAGTCTGTCACTCAACCTCGAAGCCAATCTGATGGTGCACGATCGCGCGTTCAACCAGACACTGCGCGAAAATCTGGAAGCACTGTTACAGCAGGATTGCGAGCGCGTACAGGATGACAAGCTGCCGCCACGCACCTGGTGGCATCTGACCAAAAGCGTCATCGTGTTTCACTTCCTACGCCATTTCCCGGCCATCGCGGGTTGGTTGCCCGCGCATACTCCGCTGCTGAGCCAGGTGGAACCGCCGGTTCAGCCGGAAATGGAAACCCAGGATCGGGTCGAAACCGACAATCAAGGAGCGAAACCCTGATGAGCAAGAAACATTCGCGCTGGCAATGGGCCAAGAAAATCCTCACCTGGCTGTTTTTTATCGCCGTGATTGTGCTGCTGGTGATTTACGCGCGCAAAGTGAACTGGCAAGACGTCTATCAGGTGATTGTGGGTTATAACCGCTACGTAGTGTTGGGTGCCGCCGCGCTGGTGGTGGTCAGCTATCTCACCTATGGCGTCTATGATTTGATTGGTCGTGCCTACTGCGGGCACAAACTGGCCAAACGTCAGGTGATGCTGGTGTCGTTTATCTGTTACGCCTTTAACCTGACGCTGAGCACCTGGGTGGGTGGCGTGGCGATGCGCTATCGGCTTTATTCACGCCTGGGACTGCCCGGCGGCACTATCACCCGCATCTTTTCCATGAGCATTGCGACTAACTGGCTGGGCTATATCTTACTGGCTGGGGTGGTGTTTGTGGCGGGGATGGTGCCGATTCCGCCGCGTTGGTTTATCGGCGAAAACACGCTGCGCATTATTGGTGCAGCGCTGTTAGTGCTGGTCGCTATTTATTTATGGGCCTGTACCTTTGCGAAAAAGCGCCAGTGGACGGTGAAAGGTCAGCATCTGCAACTGCCGTCACTGCGCATGGCGTTGTTGCAGTTTGCGGTCTCCAGCGCCAACTGGCTGGTGATGGGGGCGATCATCTGGCTCTTGCTGGCACGTCAGGTGGATTATCCGCAGGTGCTGGGCGTGTTGCTGATCAGCAGTATCGCTGGGGTGATCATTCATATTCCCGCTGGGATCGGCGTGCTGGAAGCGGTGTTTCTTGCGCTGCTGGCAGGGGAACAGGTTTCGCACGGCACGATTATCGCCGCGCTACTGGCTTATCGCGTGCTGTACTTTATTTTACCGCTGTTGCTGGCGTTGGTGTTGTATTTGCTGCTGGAGAGCCGAGCGAAGCAATTGCGGCAGAAGAATGAGCGCAAAATGGCTTCACGATAATGGGTTAAGGACCTTGTCGGGCTGCTACGAGACTGGACTCATTGAGGTGAGATGTTAACAACTTCATTAAACTGTAGCGGCGCAATTTATTGCGCGTCATTTAGCAGGGGTATCGCTGCTGAGACGCGCGATGAATCGCGCCGCTACGAAGATGATTTACCGACAATTACCGAAAATGATTTACCGACGGTTACCGAAAATGCGCAGCAGCATCAGGAACAGGTTGATGAAGTCGAGATACAGCGTCAGCGCACCCATAATCGAGTAGCGGCGCAGATTCTCTTTATCGTTGACGTTAATGCTCTCGCCAATCGATTTCAGCTTCTGCGTGTCATAGGCGGTCAGACCGACAAACACCACCACACCGATATAGGTAATGGCCCACATCAGCGCCGGACTTTTCAGCCAGAAGTTCACCAGTGACGCCAGCACAATCCCGATCAGCGCCATAAACAGCAAGCTGCCGAAACGGCTCAGGTCACGCTTGGTGGTGTAACCGTAGAAGCTCATTGCGCCGAACATCCCTGCCGTCACAAAGAAAGTGCTGGCAATGGAAGAATAGGTATAGACGAGGAAGATACTCGCCAGCGTCAATCCGGTCAGCGCGGAATAGAGCATAAACAGCCCGGTCGCGAGCGTACTGCTCAGGCGATGCACCATGCCTGACAGCACAAACACCACTGCCAACTGCACAATAATCAGCCCAAAGAAGGTGATACGGTTAGCAAACACCAGCTCCATAACGGCAGGCGTACGCGCAGCAAACCATGACACAAAGGCCGTCAGCAGTAAGCCGCAGGTCATCCAGCCATAGACCTGCGCCATATAGGTTTGCAGCCCGGTTGATGCCTGCTGCACGATTGAATCATTACGTGGATATCGGTCCATGATGCACCTCATTAAGTTGGACAAACGCTGTAAGTGTGGAGTCTACACCGCATTGCGTCAACGGCGCGTCAAGCACTGTTGATATCGGCCATCAACGCGCTGCGCAAACCACGCGGTGGTCAGGTTGCGGGTGATTTTTGGGCTCTCCAGTTTTATGCCCGGCAGCATCTCACGCGGCAGACGTTTGCCCGCCATTTTGTCGGCCAGAATAAACGTCTGCTTCCACAAAGTGCTGCTGCTGAAGCTTTCGGTGTCGCCCTTCTCCAGATCGCGGCGGATTTCGCGGTTACTCATATCCAGCTGCTTACTCAGCGTGCGCACTGCTAATTCGGTCGAACCGGCTTGCTCGCTGCCATACATAATCAAATCGCCATCCAGCGCCAGCTTTATCCCACTGGCACGCGCCACGGCGGCCTGGAAGGCGGCATTGCGGCTGGCGTACCATCCGGCATTGAAATCGGCAAAGCGATACAGCGGCTGGCTGTAATCTGCCGGATACCCCAGCAGATGTAAGGTGCCGAAGTAGATACCGCCACGGCGGGTAAACACTTCACGACGGATGGAGCCGTCAATCGGATACGGATAGCCCTTGGCGTGCGCTTCGGCAAATTCAATGCTGACCTGCATCGGCCCACCGGTGTGAATCGGATTCAGATTGCCGAACAGCTTCTGCCCCATCGGCACCATATCGATGAAATCATCAAAAATGGCACTCAGCTCTTTCTCACTGCGCACTTTGTCCAGGCGTGCCGCGTAGCTTTCGCCGGTGGGGGATTTGATCAGTAAGGCGGTACGCACTAAAAAGGCGGGAACATGCACTTTCGCGGTACGGCGATCGATTTCACCCCAGGCGATTTTCGGCAAACCCGGCACTGGTGCATCGGCATTAAAATTGGATTCCTGATCGGCGACGGCGATCACCGCACAGACATTGCTGACGCTGGGATCGATCTGCTGCACGCGAAAGGCGGTGTAGATGTCATCCGCCCAGGCGCTTTTTTGCTTCACGTCACTGGGCAGCAACTGTTGGATTTGGCTTTTAACGTCGGCCGGCTGACGTGCCGGTGCCTGCGGTTCTTTTTTGCTACTACATCCCGCCAACACCAGCGCGGTAAGCAGCGCTGCGCCTTTCAGCATTTTAGTGGTGTTCATCCTGTTCCCTGATAGC
Protein-coding sequences here:
- the clsB gene encoding cardiolipin synthase ClsB, whose protein sequence is MNFSWRDGNQLRLLENGDQFFPRVSEAIQGAQRSLLLETFILFEDTVGQSLHSDLLTAARRGVHVEVMVDGYGSPDLSDHFVNSLTEAGVRFLYYDPRPLVLGMRTNVFRRLHRKIVVVDETLAFVGGINFSDEHNTDFGPQAKQDYAVEVTGPVVLDIAHYVQQAMGSEQVTRRWWGGRSPRLAVNAMPGDAQVLFVYRDNDQHRDDIEQHYLDMLRKAKHDVIIANAYFFPGYRLLREMRSAAQRGVRVRLIVQGEPDMPIVKVGAEMLYNYLVDAGVEVYEYCRRPLHGKIAVQDQHWSTVGSSNLDPLSLSLNLEANLMVHDRAFNQTLRENLEALLQQDCERVQDDKLPPRTWWHLTKSVIVFHFLRHFPAIAGWLPAHTPLLSQVEPPVQPEMETQDRVETDNQGAKP
- a CDS encoding lysylphosphatidylglycerol synthase domain-containing protein, producing the protein MSKKHSRWQWAKKILTWLFFIAVIVLLVIYARKVNWQDVYQVIVGYNRYVVLGAAALVVVSYLTYGVYDLIGRAYCGHKLAKRQVMLVSFICYAFNLTLSTWVGGVAMRYRLYSRLGLPGGTITRIFSMSIATNWLGYILLAGVVFVAGMVPIPPRWFIGENTLRIIGAALLVLVAIYLWACTFAKKRQWTVKGQHLQLPSLRMALLQFAVSSANWLVMGAIIWLLLARQVDYPQVLGVLLISSIAGVIIHIPAGIGVLEAVFLALLAGEQVSHGTIIAALLAYRVLYFILPLLLALVLYLLLESRAKQLRQKNERKMASR
- a CDS encoding Bax inhibitor-1 family protein, translated to MDRYPRNDSIVQQASTGLQTYMAQVYGWMTCGLLLTAFVSWFAARTPAVMELVFANRITFFGLIIVQLAVVFVLSGMVHRLSSTLATGLFMLYSALTGLTLASIFLVYTYSSIASTFFVTAGMFGAMSFYGYTTKRDLSRFGSLLFMALIGIVLASLVNFWLKSPALMWAITYIGVVVFVGLTAYDTQKLKSIGESINVNDKENLRRYSIMGALTLYLDFINLFLMLLRIFGNRR
- a CDS encoding DUF1615 domain-containing protein, encoding MNTTKMLKGAALLTALVLAGCSSKKEPQAPARQPADVKSQIQQLLPSDVKQKSAWADDIYTAFRVQQIDPSVSNVCAVIAVADQESNFNADAPVPGLPKIAWGEIDRRTAKVHVPAFLVRTALLIKSPTGESYAARLDKVRSEKELSAIFDDFIDMVPMGQKLFGNLNPIHTGGPMQVSIEFAEAHAKGYPYPIDGSIRREVFTRRGGIYFGTLHLLGYPADYSQPLYRFADFNAGWYASRNAAFQAAVARASGIKLALDGDLIMYGSEQAGSTELAVRTLSKQLDMSNREIRRDLEKGDTESFSSSTLWKQTFILADKMAGKRLPREMLPGIKLESPKITRNLTTAWFAQRVDGRYQQCLTRR